The following is a genomic window from Caldicellulosiruptor danielii.
GCTTTTATTTGCAATGAATATGGTAGATGAAAGGCTTTGCTGTAAATATTGGTGGTGGATTTTATTTTTTAACAAACATTCAGATATTAAAACTAATTTTGGGGTTGTTCTGATTGATTTATCTTTTGTTGCTTCTCTAAATCTTTGGATGTACCTTGGTATAGTATTTATGTGTTGGAATAACAGACATCGTGATAATATTGTAGATACAGTTATGAATATACTTGCAGTTTATTTAATCATCATATCAGGTTTTACTGGTAGTGGACCAATTAATATGATTCAAAGAGTTATTCATTCGAGCTCTTTGCTAAATATTACAGTTGTAGCATTTACGTTTATTGTAATTGTTCTTTATGCCAAGAGTTCCATTTCACGCATGAAAAACAGAATGGATTTGTAAAAGGAAGGGTGATGAAAGTGTTTTTGAGATATCTAAGATATGATCTTATAAAACGAAAAAGAGATGCTATTTACTGGGTAGTTTTGGGTTCTATTACTGGATTTTTTGCAACTAATTATTTCAATAATAAAAACGTTGAAATAGGACTGGCAGCAATACTTTCAATTTTGACAGCATTTATATACACCCTGGTTGAATATTCTTCAATTTTTAATTCAAATAAGAAATATTTAATTTTCGGCTCATCAAAACTTCAGGGAATTCAAATAGTTCTGGGGAGAATGGTTCTGGTTTTACTGGATTTGCTGGTATATTTTACTTCATTTGTAATCATGGAAATTTTGCTGAATATAATTTTCAGGCACGCAGTTCAAAGCTTTGTTTTGCTCGGTGCTGCAAAGTTATTGTTAAAAGTATTTGCTTCATTTAAACATTTTCGAACCTTTTTGCTTTTTGTAACATCATTCTTTTTGGCATATACATTTATTTTAATGGTAATAACCATGTTTAATACAATCTTAAAGAAGCTCAATATATGGCTTGGACGATTGGTTGGTGCTATATTGGTAGTATTTGCCTCTGGAGTTTTAATATATTCAATAGCAAATCCTTTTGTTGATGCATTCATTATTCCTGAGCTGAAGAAGTTAAATGGGTTAAAAGATAGTTTGTTATTTTGGAGTGCTCTGGGTTTGCACGTTTTGGTAACTGCGGTTATTATTCTGGCATGTGCCAGGCTTATTGATAGAAAATTGAATCTATAATGAACGTGGAGGTGTATTTTAAAAATGTCAAAAGCAGTTGAGGTTATCTCTGTTTACAAAAAATATGGTAAGAAAGAGATTATTAAAGGGATTTCATTTGGAATTGAGGAGGGTGAAATTGTAGGATTTGTAGGACCAAATGGAGCTGGAAAGACTACCACAATAAAAATGATGACAGGGCTCATACGACCAACAGAGGGACAAATCAGGATTTTTGGTTATGATGTTGTTAAAGACCATTTAAATAGGCGTTTGCAATATAGATGAAAATGTGAGTAATAAAATGGAAATGAAGTAATAAAGAACAAGGCAGTTGATAGGTAAGAGTATTTACAGATGCCATTATATAGCCTTAAAGACAATAAAAGCATATACCAGATAAATGGTAAGTGATACTATATTCAAAAAAGGCAAAATTATCTTAAGCCCTTTTGAAAGTGATTGTTAAAGGGCTTTTAGATGAAGAAGGTTGTTTGTTTTGATTTTTGAACATTTTATCTTCCTCTTAATAGAAAGTATGTTTTATATAGATAAATTTTATACTATCTATGAGGAGGAAGGAAGACTTTTTTAAAAGTTTTGAAGAGCTTGATGACGCTCATCTTGAGCCTTTTTGCAAAAGGCTAAAAATTAAATTTTAAAAGAAAGGAGAGTTGGCAAAATATGAAAAAGACTGTATATGTGTTTGCTTTTTTAGCAATTGTATATGAAATCTTTGTTGGGATGTTTTTGATGATGAGAAAGGAAAATATTTCACTAAATGAATACTGGGGTTTTGTATTGTCAGTTTTGTTTGTTGTTTCTGCTTTGGGCTTGTTAAGTGGTATATTTGGTGGAGAAAAAATAGCAAGTATCCTGGCAGTTAATATTTTTGCAGTAATAATAATTAATATAATTTCTGCTATGTATGCACCTGTAATTTTAACCGAAGATGTTAAACAGAGATTGCTAAAAGAAGCAATGCAAAAAAATATAGAACTCAGTCTTGGTAACAATTTGGGCAATACAATATCTGGTATCATGCTTTATTCTGTAATAATTGGGATTATGACGTTTTTGGGCTTTAAGATAAAAAATTTTTTGAGAAAAAGGACGTAAAGTGAAATCAATCTATTGACTTTTTCTTTGTATCAGTGTATTATTAAATTAGAACACTAAGATGGTGGTGGGGATATAATGAGGCTTAAAAATAGTGTATTTTTAATTGGATTTATTACTGTTTGTATAATTGTATTAATAGCAGTAAATTTATTTACAAAAAACATTAGCAAACAGCATGCTGAAAAGATAGAAGACAAAAATGTTGTAAAGGTTGAGAGAAAGAATCTTTTTGAAGAAATAACGTTGAGAGGTGTTGTTAATGCTAAAGAAAAACCAATATTTTCGCCTACCTCTGCAAAGGTTAAAAGTGTCTTAATAAAAGAGGGTGGTTATGTGAAAAAGAATGACTTAATTGCAGTTTTAGATGATGAAAAACTAAGGGTTGAAATTAAAAAAAAGAGCGAGAAAAACAAATTTTATACCATGATTTAGAAAATTTATACACAAAACTAAAAGAATGTTCGGTATATTCGCTATATGATGGTCAGGTTACAGAGATATATGTGAAAGAAAGCGATATTGTTTCAAAAGGAAGTCCAATATGTAAAGTTGTGAAAACTGATGAAGTATACTTTACTGTGGCATTTCCCGCATGGCTTTTTGAAAATATAGATCAAGGACAGCAAATTAAAGTAATCTTACCTGAACTTGAACAGGAAGCAATGGGATATGTTAGAGGAAAAAGTTCTGTCTTTTATACAAATGAGAATGGTTTTTTGGTATTTGATGTTGAAATAGCTTTAAAAGGCGAGAATTTACCTGTTAAGACAAAGGCATACTGTATATTTGAACATAAAGGACAAAAGGTAAGAAGTTTAAATGAGGGAGTAGTTACACTGGAAGAGAATATTATAAAATCAACAGCTGATGGTATTGTAAAAAGCATTAAAATTTCACGGTTTTCTAATATAACAAGAAAACAATTAGTAGTTGAACTGCTGGATGATGAAATCTTAAAACAAATTGAAAACAAAAAAGCACAGATAGAACAAATTTCAGGAGAAATAAGTGAATGTAAAAATGAACTTAGAAAATTTTTAATAAGATCTCCATTAGAAGGTATTATAAGTAATATAAATATTGTTGAAGGTCAACTTATAAATGAAGGCGAGAAAATTGCGGTTATCTGGAATCCTCAAAATTTAGTATTTGAATCAAAAATTTCAGAGCTTGAACTAAACAGAGTTAAAAAAGGGCAAAAGGTGATTTTGCAATTTGAAATGCCCGGTAGAATTGGTGTCCAAGAAACAGTAAACGGCACAGTTGAATATATAGGTTTACAACCACTTGAAAAGGTTGAAGATGCCAACATAAGCTTTTATCCTATTAAGATTAGTTTCAAAAGTAGCAAATTTAAAAGAGGAATACATGGTACAGCTAAAATTATGGCTTTGGTAAAGCAAAACGCGCTTTGTATTCCTATAGAAGCGTTAAGAGAGGAAAATGGTAAATACTACGTATGGGTGAAAAAGCTCAATAATAAAAATACTTCAGAAATCCTAAAAGAAGATAGGATTGTTGATGAATACGGTTCAAAGGCAAGCTACTACAGGAATGCAGAAAAAAGAGATGTTGTTGTAGGAGAAAACAACAAGCAATATGTAGAGATTTTAAATGGGCTAAAAGAAGGTGAAGAAGTGGTCTTGCCTCAGGCATATGCAAATATTCAAAAGTAAAGGTTGCGAAGGTGATCTTGAATGGGGTATGTTAAGTTTCTGGAAGCATTTAAAATTGCGGCAAAGTCTTTGGTTTACAATAAGACAAGAACTTTTCTGAGTGTACTTGGGGTAATAATTGGAATATGTTCTATAATAGTTTCAGTTGGTCTTGTTCAGTCTGTCAGTATCAGTGTATCAAAACAATTAGAAGAAAGCGGACTTGACAGTTTGATTTTAATATTACAACGCGATGTGGATATAAATGAAATGTTCAGGTATCTCAATGACAGTCAAAATTTATTAGTTGGAATAACTCCAAAAAAAACTTATTACACGGAGGTATTGTCGTCTGATGGGAAGAAATATAAATGTGAGGTTCTTTTATTAAAACCTTCTTCTTATGTTCTTGAGAATTTGAAGCTGGTGAAAGGTAGATTCTTAAGTAGTTTGGATGAAGAAAAGCTTAACAATGTCGCAGTTGTTTTCGAAAATCAAGTTGATAAATTATTCAATAGCAAAGATAATGTGCTTTTTAAAAAGTTATTTATAGGTGGAGAAGAATTTGAGGTTATTGGAACTGTTGCAAAACAAAAACGCATGACAGATTTTTCAATAGGTACATCCTACTACGATATCAATATTATTATTCCATACAAAGTTGGCGAGAGTCTATTCAATCTTGAAAAAAGTTCGAAAACATTTTTTATAAAAAGCATAAATTCAAAATATAACTCTCGAATAAAAGCATTATTAGAGAAATACCTACAAAGCAAAGGCTTGAACAAAGAAGATTATGGCATAATGGATGGTAGGGAACTTGTTCAGTCTGTGACAACAATTTCGTATCTGTTAAGTGGACTTTTGGGAGGGGTTGCAGCAGTTTCTCTAATTGTTAGCGGTATTGGCATAATGAATATCATTTTGGTTTCGGTAACAGAAAGAACAAAAGAAATAGGAATTAGAAAAGCTGTTGGTGCCAAAAGTAGTGATATACGGCTCCAGTTTTTAATAGAATCTTTGTTAATATCTTCTTTTGGATGTTTTATAGGAATTTTATTAGGACTTTCAATTGTATACGGAATTTTGCCAACTGTTTTGAACACCGAGGCTCATATTTCACCAATGTGGATAATAATTTCAATGGGGATATGCTATCTTATAGGATTATTTGCCAGCTGGACGCCGGCAGAAAGAGCATCACGGCTTGATCCTATTGTTGCTCTCAGGTATGAGTAAAGGTTAAATAATAGGTGGTGGTTTTATAGTATGATTGAACTTTACGAGATTTACAAAGTTTACAAAATGGGCAATGAAGATGTGTATGCTTTAAATAATGTGACACTGAAAATACTAAAAAATGAGTTTGTGGCAATTCTTGGACCGTCTGGTTCAGGAAAATCAACACTCATGAATATTATCGGCTGTCTTGACACACCAACATCTGGCACGTATCTCTTAGAGGGGAAAGAGGTTAATAAGCTTTCGGACAACCAGCTTGCTGAGATTCGAAACAGTAAAATAGGGTTTATATTTCAGCAGTTCAATCTAATCCCTCAGCTTACTGCATTAGAAAATGTAGAGCTTCCTCTGATTTACAAAGGAGTTAAAAAATCAGAAAGGCATAAGCTTGCGAAAGAAGCGCTTGAAAAAGTTGGACTTTCAAACAGACTCAATCATAGACCAAAGCAGCTGTCTGGTGGGCAGCAGCAGAGGGTTGCAATTGCAAGAGCACTTGTTACAAACCCGTCGGTAATTCTTGCAGATGAGCCAACAGGAAACTTGGATTCAAAGTCAGGCAGCGAGATTATGCAAATTTTTGAACAACTTTATAACCAAGGCTGTACTATTGTATTGATTACACATGACATCTCCATTGCATCTTATGCGAAAAGAATTATAAAAATACATGATGGGAAAATTGTTGAAGATTATAAAATTGCATGAATTTTTGCCTTTATTTTTAATTTGGTAAGGGGTGAGGGAAAATGAATTATAGAAACAGACTCAGATTTATATTTTCGGTTATCTTTATTTTGATTCAAATTTTTACAATACAAAGTATAGATGCTCAGACAAAAGAATTATTATCCATAGATGTGTACAAACTTGCGGCAGAAAAACTGTCAAAATTAGGTATTATATCATCAAAGGATTATCTCAAACCAAGTAGTTATGTGACACGGCAGGAGTTTGTTAGGGCTATTGCAAAAATTTCAAATGTAGAAGGGAAAATATTGAATCTGAGGGAATTTTCATACTGCATTGATGTAAAACCCAATACTGAACTTTGTGGTTATGTAAATTGGGCAATTAGTAATAAGTATTTAAACATTTCAGCAAATGGAAAATTTAGACCATCTGAAGCAATTACATTCTCTCAAGCAATAACTGCATTGATTAGAATGCTAAATTATAATGATTCGGACTTACAGGGAATATGGCCCCAAAACTATATCAAAAAGGCTTCTGAACTTGGGCTTTTGAAAGATTTTGATGTCATGCCTGAGCAAAAGGTTACAAAATATAGCCTGGCTCTTATGTTATGTAAATTGCTTGAAACAAATGTAAAAGATACAA
Proteins encoded in this region:
- a CDS encoding ABC transporter ATP-binding protein; this encodes MIELYEIYKVYKMGNEDVYALNNVTLKILKNEFVAILGPSGSGKSTLMNIIGCLDTPTSGTYLLEGKEVNKLSDNQLAEIRNSKIGFIFQQFNLIPQLTALENVELPLIYKGVKKSERHKLAKEALEKVGLSNRLNHRPKQLSGGQQQRVAIARALVTNPSVILADEPTGNLDSKSGSEIMQIFEQLYNQGCTIVLITHDISIASYAKRIIKIHDGKIVEDYKIA
- a CDS encoding efflux RND transporter periplasmic adaptor subunit; the encoded protein is MRLKNSVFLIGFITVCIIVLIAVNLFTKNISKQHAEKIEDKNVVKVERKNLFEEITLRGVVNAKEKPIFSPTSAKVKSVLIKEGGYVKKNDLIAVLDDEKLRVEIKKKSEKNKFYTMI
- a CDS encoding ABC transporter permease, translating into MGYVKFLEAFKIAAKSLVYNKTRTFLSVLGVIIGICSIIVSVGLVQSVSISVSKQLEESGLDSLILILQRDVDINEMFRYLNDSQNLLVGITPKKTYYTEVLSSDGKKYKCEVLLLKPSSYVLENLKLVKGRFLSSLDEEKLNNVAVVFENQVDKLFNSKDNVLFKKLFIGGEEFEVIGTVAKQKRMTDFSIGTSYYDINIIIPYKVGESLFNLEKSSKTFFIKSINSKYNSRIKALLEKYLQSKGLNKEDYGIMDGRELVQSVTTISYLLSGLLGGVAAVSLIVSGIGIMNIILVSVTERTKEIGIRKAVGAKSSDIRLQFLIESLLISSFGCFIGILLGLSIVYGILPTVLNTEAHISPMWIIISMGICYLIGLFASWTPAERASRLDPIVALRYE
- a CDS encoding efflux RND transporter periplasmic adaptor subunit, with product MKESDIVSKGSPICKVVKTDEVYFTVAFPAWLFENIDQGQQIKVILPELEQEAMGYVRGKSSVFYTNENGFLVFDVEIALKGENLPVKTKAYCIFEHKGQKVRSLNEGVVTLEENIIKSTADGIVKSIKISRFSNITRKQLVVELLDDEILKQIENKKAQIEQISGEISECKNELRKFLIRSPLEGIISNINIVEGQLINEGEKIAVIWNPQNLVFESKISELELNRVKKGQKVILQFEMPGRIGVQETVNGTVEYIGLQPLEKVEDANISFYPIKISFKSSKFKRGIHGTAKIMALVKQNALCIPIEALREENGKYYVWVKKLNNKNTSEILKEDRIVDEYGSKASYYRNAEKRDVVVGENNKQYVEILNGLKEGEEVVLPQAYANIQK